From a region of the Impatiens glandulifera chromosome 4, dImpGla2.1, whole genome shotgun sequence genome:
- the LOC124935243 gene encoding cucumisin-like has protein sequence MGHLKETLGISPSLLHFNFLKKALDRSKYSPKIIYSYKNSFNAFVALLTNDEVQQISLMKGVISVFPNKINHILTTKSWDFIGFPQTVKREKTVESNIIIGVLDTGIWPESNSFIDEGFGPPPRKWKGSCEGLTNFTCNNKIIGARFYKKDRDFEKGDIKSPRDTDGHGTHVASIIAGGLVSTSFYGLANGNVSPWALTVASSRTNRKFITNLKLGDGTTFEGISVNTFDPNGFPPIVYGDNVKKRGFCIPSVRSCLPKPLNPRLVKGKIIVYDEFNTGEEEALLGGAVGMVIRTNVSSTTAKVFSLPTTLVGGEDGIQILNYINRTRDATASIMKSYEIVDEFAPYTSPTSFRGPNTITFGILKPDLSAPGDNILAAWTLANSPTNLKMDRRRVPYSIKSGTSMACPHVSAAAAYVKSFNPSWSPSAIKSALMTTAFTMSAMKTLEKEFGYGAGLINPIAAIDPGLVYDANKEDYIQFLCSLGYTNQQMHYLTGDNSTCTEFVKQYDWNLNMPSFCFLTLPLKNFKVTFLRKVTNVGLTSTTYNVKIDSSEKLKIHVFPDTISFMGVGQTQSFTVTVEGIIPPSTIVNASLSWVDATHKVRSPIVIYTL, from the exons ATGGGACACTTGAAAGAAACATTGGGTATCTCACCATCTCTCTTGCATttcaattttctaaaaaaagcTCTGGACag aaGCAAATATTCGCCAAAAATTATTTACAGTTACAAGAATAGTTTCAATGCATTTGTTGCTCTATTAACAAATGACGAAGTTCAACAAATATCAT tAATGAAAGGAGTAATATCTGTTTTTCCCAATAAAATCAACCATATACTTACAACAAAATCATGGGATTTTATTGGATTCCCTCAAACGGTTAAAAGAGAGAAAACGGTTGAAAGCAATATTATTATTGGAGTACTAGATACTGGGATATGGCCAGAATCGAATAGCTTTATAGATGAAGGATTTGGACCACCCCCAAGGAAATGGAAGGGTTCTTGTGAAGGACTAACTAATTTCACTTGTAATAA CAAAATAATCGGAGCAAGGTTCTACAAGAAAGATAGAGACTTCGAAAAGGGTGACATTAAGTCTCCTAGAGACACTGATGGTCATGGAACTCATGTAGCATCAATTATAGCGGGTGGCCTTGTTAGTACAAGCTTCTATGGTCTTGCTAACG GTAATGTTTCTCCATGGGCACTTACAGTTGCATCAAGCAGGACTAATCGTAAATTTATTACCAACCTGAAGTTGGGTGATGGTACAACATTTGAG GGAATTTCAGTGAACACTTTTGATCCTAATGGTTTCCCTCCTATAGTGTATGGTGATAATGTGAAAAAGAGAGGCTTCTGTATTCCTAGTGTTAG GTCCTGCCTTCCAAAACCACTTAATCCACGGTTGGTAAAAGGTAAAATTATAGTTTATGACGAATTTAATACAGGAGAAGAAGAAGCTCTTTTGGGTGGAGCAGTTGGTATGGTGATACGAACAAATGTATCTTCAACAACTGCTAAGGTTTTTTCACTCCCAACAACTTTGGTTGGAGGTGAGGATGGAATACAAATCTTGAACTATATTAATAGAACaag AGATGCAACTGCAAGCATAATGAAGAGCTATGAAATTGTTGATGAGTTTGCACCATATACTTCACCTACCTCGTTTAGGGGACCAAATACTATAACATTTGGCATCCTCAAG CCGGATTTGTCTGCACCTGGTGATAACATATTGGCAGCGTGGACACTTGCGAATTCTCCAACGAATCTAAAAATGGATAGAAGAAGAGTTCCTTATTCAATCAAATCGGGCACATCAATGGCCTGCCCACATGTTAGTGCCGCGGCTGCATATGTCAAATCTTTTAATCCATCGTGGTCTCCATCAGCTATAAAATCGGCTCTTATGACAACTG CATTCACCATGAGTGCAATGAAAACTCTAGAAAAAGAATTTGGTTATGGAGCAGGACTCATAAATCCTATAGCGGCGATCGATCCTGGACTTGTATATGATGCCAATAAAGAGGATTATATACAGTTCTTGTGCAGTCTAGGATATACCAATCAACAAATGCACTATCTTACGGGTGACAATAGCACATGCACCGAGTTTGTGAAACAATATGACTGGAATCTTAATATGCCTTCATTTTGCTTCCTTACCCTTCCATTGAAAAATTTTAAGGTCACATTTCTTAGGAAAGTTACAAATGTGGGCTTGACATCGACTACTTACAATGTCAAAATTGATTCTTCTGAGAAATTGAAAATACATGTTTTCCCCGATACAATCTCTTTCATGGGTGTCGGACAAACTCAATCATTCACGGTGACCGTTGAGGGAATAATTCCTCCATCGACAATTGTTAATGCTTCTTTGTCATGGGTAGACGCCACACATAAAGTGAGAAGTCCCATTgttatttatacattataa